The Oryza sativa Japonica Group chromosome 11, ASM3414082v1 DNA window AAGATACTAGTGCAGATCTTGTCATATGTTAATAAACAATAACCTGATTCACTGAATAGGTGCATGTCGGCTTTGTAGTTCAGCTTGGTTAGATGTACTCCTGTATAATATTTCTACTTTGGTTGATGTACTTGACCCTAATATTTCAGTCTTCTGTGCAATCTTTTTCATGGTTCTGGACTTGTAGTTGTCCCTGACACCAAAACTCAGGCCTGAACAAGTGAACATTTCCACTTGTTTTGAACTAGTGAATGCTTCTGcatgtcacaactcacaactgAAACTCCTGAGAGTGTTTGCTAATCTTGTACATAACCAATAGAGGAAAAATTCAGCTTCTGATGTACCTAAAAAACCCACTAGTTTGAGATGCATTTTCTCACAGTTGTGGCAAAAGGTCAATAATGATGTGCAGAAGAAGCACAAGGTTGGAAGAAAAGATCTGATGATCCTCAATTATAGTGATCATCTCCTCCTTTTACCTCTGAAAATGTAGTATTGAGtttccatcatcatcatccagtCACTGTCCTGTATCCTCTGTAACCTAAAGTATTTCTCCAATTAGTGACAACATTATAATGGCTTCCCTGCTGGTTCATCTGCCACGTGTTCACATTATAATCAGTGCCCTCCTTTCCATGAGCTTTTTGTTCACAAGATGTGCTCACTTCTGAAATGGAGAGGAGCTTCTTCTGTTGTGCTCACTTCTGTTCTTCATGTGAATCATATATCATCCTGATGAACAATGATTCATCATCAGCAGTAGCAGTTACAGAGACCTTGTGCAGATGTGTGGCTGGTGTGATGATGTGAGCTGTATCATTCGGAAGGCCTTTTTGTGGGGTTGAATTGCATTGGCTTGATGATGAGGTGTTTGTTTCTTGGCGCTTTTTCCAGCTGTTGCTGAAATGGAAGAGGTGAGAACCGGCCGGCGCATGCATGTCGCCTCTCACCTGCTGCTGCGTCTGCGTGCCATTTGGTCCCATTCCCCGAAATTTTGGGCGTCACCGCAGCGTCATGCTGGCGTCAGCGTCTCTCTGTAtaagggcccacttgtcagccaTGGGAAGATTCAATAATCTGGTTATTATTATAGTTTGGAATTTTTCAGAGATTAGGGCCCATGCCAGAATTTTGTCCAGGCCGGCCTTACGGGAGGGAGGTCTGGTTTTGGGCTTTTAAAGCCCAACCTGTTTGGAGGCGAATTTCCTTCTGGAAGACTAGCCACATAGTCGCGCGTTGCGCGACTTTTAATCCTGTTTAAGAACTTTTCTATATGTTCTATTAGTTAAGGTAAgcttttaaaaatgttttgatATAAGTATTGATTTCGCTAGccaattatagatttaactaAGTTGTATTATATGTTTATAAGAGCAATCACTAGAAGTCTTgtgtttcttctctcttttaacTCTCTTTTTTATCATGTGTCTAGGAGGAGGTGCCAGAAACCTCCAGAAATTTCCATATGTTTAGCCCATTTGTGTTTTTTAAATACATATACCCTTTTAATCCAATGGCCATTGTTTATCCAAACTCTTTATCCGACGGCTAATATATTTGTgatgatgtgacacattctCGTGTAAGAAAGCTTGCTGCTTTCACCGTATAGAtacaaaagttttcaaatgtcTTTTTGGGCTTTTAATGTTTCTTTAAGACCTAAGATCGGCAATGTCGCCTAGCTTTATATATAAGCCGTTTAGGAGAGTCTAAGACTATTTGTGGTTACCTTTTTATAATCTAGAAAAACTATGGTCAAAAGTTTTTGAGCTGAGACTAGAGTAAAGATGAAATATAATATTTACTAGTGATGTACTAAGGGTGATGCTAAATTTAAAGTTGcataatttctaaatttttactcTAACGTTGTGTTTGAAGCACGTGATCTAGGGGCATTCTTGTCTTTCTTAACAATTTATCTTTTCAATTAAGTCGAAAAATTCATATAGCAAATTACAAGTTTTTTAGGATGTCTTTTAACCATGACATGTTTTTCAATGTCTATAAGCAAATTACACAAAATTTGGGTATCATGTAGCAACATTTacctaaaaagaaaagaaacaaactAATAAGCACCAACACAAGACGAAAGACCCAcaattattgaattctattAGTGAACCTTCATCCGAAGTTGGCAAAAATTTACATGACCGTTGACTCAAGTTTACGACATGTATCATTTATTAGCTTGATGTCTTTATCACACTTTTGTAGTTGAGCCTAACACCAAAGCCACTATGTTAATGCTTTTGCAGTATTAATTAGGTGTCGCACAAATCAGAAGAAGCATTCAGCTCACGGTAGCGCATTTCCTAGCATGCCACTGCAGAGAAGCTACGCTTCATCATGGGATTTGGCAACAAGCATGGTTAAGTTTTTTGACCTCTTGAACCCCCCCTCGTTCCTTGTtgtctatgatttttttttctctctgtctCTTCGATCCGTTTTGCTTCGTTCTACCATCTGATTTGATTTGGTTCTATTCAAGCTGTGCTCATGTTCTCCAATGCTTTTATTTGACAAATGGACTTGATAATTTTAATTCTATACCATTTCATGATTGTGCAGCAACATGAGCTACCTGGTTGCATACTTTTCCATTGCTCATCTGTGTGTGGCACATTTTCTTCCGACAGAAAGGCATTTGGAGGTGAGCATCAGACAGATGGGGTCGGGTGTGGTTAACCTCTTGCAACCGTGGATCTAATGTTGCTTCTCTTTGCCAAAGTTCAATACAATAacgtttgaaatttgaaatgtgAGTTGGCGTTTCCGGGGTTCCATTGTATAATCAGCATATTGGATTGTTTGGCCATGCTCTTTGCGACCCATAACTATAATTTTGCACTATACACAAATTAAATAGTAATTTTGACCAGCAATAGTCACATACTTGTAATTAACACAAAACTATTGGAGGGATACAATAATTGTTGTTTTATGAGTTCACAACCATACACAATCACCTATATGATAGATCTTCGAAAAGCCACACAACGTCAGAGCACACAATATTTTATAGACGGTACATATCATAGTATAGCACACAAATCTGCTTCTCCTCATCGAAATCCTCGTATTAAAACAATTCCGTTTATATGAAGAGCCTTATTTATACAGAACCCATATAGAATAATTAAGCGATATAGCTAGATACCTGGATGTTCTAGAACGAACCATTTATTGGTTCACCTTACAATACTTTTGTGGTTTTCACCATAGAGAATCTCCGCCGATCGACCGTCGTCTCGATCTATGCTGTTTACCACTCGATCCCTGTAAGTGTGAAAGATAAGTGCTGAAAATTATGCATATAGCCAACTAATCCGAAAACATTTGAAATATAGGTTGAGAGTTCAATGTACCTTCAAAAGAAGTCCGGCGACCAGGTGACTTCAACCACTGCAGGGTTGTCGCCGTGGGATATCTGTTGTATCTGCTGGtcacggccggcggcgaagtcCAGCTTACCTTGGAAACAAGTGTAATTGATACTCTCTTCTTCGTTGGAAGTTTCAACATACAGCTTCGCCTCTATCTCAACCCGATGGTGGAGTGGCACCGCAACAACACACCGCGACAGTGGAATGGTCGCGGTGTCAGAGGTGAGTGCCACTGCAACCTTGTTCTGCGAGCCATGGCTGAAGAGCATGCTCGCGACGTCGAAGCAGTGGCTGCGCACCGTGATGTCACCGTAGACGAAGAGGGTGTCACTGCCAGCAAACGTGGCGGCGCCGTCTCCAGTGAGAAGCAGGAGCTTGACCTGCACGGTGGCCTCCACGGCGTTGGTCAGCACCGCGTAGGTCACCTCAACGGGGCCAAGGCTTGTCCTGATAGTGTGAGCCAATATCCTGTCAGACCTAGTGTAGTTGTAATCGTTATAGCTGTCCCAGAACAGAGTGCCATCAACATCATCAGATGAGACCTCGCTctcattgttttttcttttcttatcagGATGGACATCCTCATTGTTGGTATCAACTTCAATTAGAAAGCTCCCGTCAGCTGAGATGGCCCTATATGGTCCAGTCAGCACCAAATTGCGCTGCATGCATTGTGAAGGGCAAATTAATGCTTATATTCATTGgtttgaaaatatatatagtccATATATAAATGACCTCAAGAGACCATCTATATAATAAGTACTCCAtctgattatatatatttaatcaGCTGTTCGGTCATCAACTTCTAAAAACTTATTACATGTCCTAATTTCGTAAAACCACATGTACTCCATATATAAGTTAGACCaatgatttttctttaaaaaaagttgCGCGTTACACATAACAACCTCGAGTAATACATACTTGAGAGTCGTGGATGACAGTATGATGTCCTTGGTGGTGATTGTAGACGATCTGGCCACGTTTCCCGTCAAAGATACTTATCATAAAGCTGTCGAAGTCGGAACTCACGGCCAACAACTCCACTAATCGTCGGCCATGGACTTGACCTGTAAATTCGTCCTCGTAATCCGTCGCTGCAGGCTCCTCGTCGACTACGGGCGCGAAGTCATCGGACGCCGCCGACTCCTCATGGTCTTCGGACGCCAGGTCATCAATGTCATCGCTCGCTGCCGACTCCTCATGGTATTCCCAAGCCAAGTCATCAGTCGTCACTGCGGGCTCCTCGTCGTTTACTGGCGCCATGTCATCTATGGCTGCAGGCTGCTCGTTTGCTTCAGTGGCTTTAGCTTTAGTGTTGGAGTAATCAAAATCCATCCAATCGAGAAAGGGCAAGGAGGCAAAGGCCATCTCATCGGGCGAGGAGGCAAAATGCATGACATCGAGAAAGGCCGAGGAGGCAAAAGGCATGTCATTGGCAAAGGACGAGGAGGCAGCCTCCGTTTCGGTCATTCGCAACGGCATCGCGGCCGCAGCGTTGAGCAGCAGTTGGACTACTGCCCGGGCATCTTCAACAAGTCTGATGGGCCATGGCCGCCAGCCTTGGCGCAGCGCCCGTGACATAAGCCCCCAGTTCCACAAGTAGAATACGTGCAGCTTGGTGAGGCTGGTTGTCTCGTCGTGAACGAAGCCCTTGTTTACCGTAGTGTAGTGTGGCCTCATCCTTGCAGACTCGCAGATCACGATAATCAGGCGTGCCAGATCCCGTTTGGTGAATCGATCAATACGATCATCTTGCCCTCGCTGTGTGTAGCGCGACAACCTATGGACGGCATCTAGCACCACCGTCTTCCgcagctccacctccaccaacCTACTCATGACCTGTTCTCCTTGTGGTACATCAAGTAAGTTTCTATAAGCGACGTCGCATTCTAAAAACTTGGATGATTCCGGAAGAATGGGCACGCTCCACTTCGAAAAGCCCAAGTGAAACCATTCTCCGTTCATGTTCCTGAAGCCCATAAGGTAGACATTGTCATCCCGAACGGCTACGGTTGCCCTGTCCTTCTTCCTGCCCACCAGATTAATATACATCCACCTAGCCGGCTGTCTAGGAGATTGTTGCCTTGCCAGCACGGGAACATCATGGATCATCTCCTTATGCGGATGATTGGCGAGCTTTTTCCGGAGATCCTCGATGAATTTACTGTAGTCGTCTGCCATGATGTTGTAGTTCACGTCCTCAACTCTCACCTCCATAACCAATTTTCTTCGGTTCGATCCATGCATCTCCAGGAATTAGCTCACCTATATCCAGAGGAAATATCCAGTGAAAACTATCAAACAGATAAAAACAATGTAACTTGTAATTTAGATCTTTTTTCCCATTCAAATTAAGTTAAGTTTGGACTTAAGCTAGATTTGACGGTAATATAGTTCATGCCTACACATGTTTTTAGTAattctttttataaatttatagaaCTTTTATGTCCACTTATTATTGAACTAGCATGGTGTCCTGTGCAAATTGTGCGGCTAGCCTCTTTATATTtactctcatataatagcatatatattttcttattttattattaaaatatcttagaataacaacataatttaaattttgtactaacttgaCCAAACTATCAATGTTTACTATTCATTTTGTGTTGTATATACGTGATAgttcttaattattttttaataccaaatctattatattattaaaggaatagaaaaagaagcctccacgttcgctctcatggtctagaaattctcacattaatcggagaaaaagaaaaagaagagttcatgtagaaatacaatttagaaatagctgaaattcggaattaaaaaaaaggaatattagaagaggagactagagttcatataaaatacaatttagaaatagttgaaattcggaattaaaaaataaggaatattagaagaggagactagagtctatatagaaatacaattagaaattcggaattaaaaataaggaatattagaagtagagtatagagtctatatagaaatacaattaagaaaaaaatagaaattcggaattaaaaataaggaatattagaagtagagtatagagtctatatagaaatacaattaagaaaaaaatagaaattcgtaattaaaaaaataaggaatattagaagtagagtatatacagagtccatataggaatttaaaactaactaaaattcagaataaacataataaaattaaaagtagagtttagagtccgtataaaaatacaatttacaaataactaaaattcgagattaagaaaaacatgggaagaagagtttaaagttaATATAGGAAtgcaatttagaagtaactgaaattcgaaattaaaaattaaagaatactgaaagatgagtttagagtccacatagaaatacaattaaaaataaaaaaaattcagaaataaaaataataatattagaaTAAGAGCATgaagtctatatagaaatacaatttacagaaaattcggaattaaaaagataaatattaaaagacgagtctagagtccatatacgaatatatataatttacaaataattaaaatttgatattaaaaataattaataactaacatatatataaaatacaatatgaatattacccattagtagtttcgtaaagttattgcaaaatttaaaattatgttgtcattttaatatatttgaataatatattgagaaaacatatatactattatatgagagaaaatataatgatgctagccgcgcaagctgcgcgggccaccatgctagttttagttatttctaaattatatttctatatggactctagactcctTTTCCAACATTCTTTGTgtttttaattatgaatttatttttattaataaattttattcctatatttattattttaaattcaaaattttagttttttttctaaattatacTCCTGTATGAACTCTAGACttctctttcaatatttcttatttttcaattctgaatttctattatttataaattgtatttccatatggactctagacttttCTTTTAGTAatgctttttttaattccgaattttcatTATTTATAATTGtacttctatatggactctaaacttatctttcaatattatttatttttaattttaaatttcagttaCTCCTAAATTGTATTCCAATATTCCCTTCTTAATTGCtgattttagttatttgtaaattatatttctatatgtactctaaaatcttcttttaattttattatttttattcagaattttaattagttctaaattcctatatggacgctatactcttcttccaatatttcttattttaattaaaataatattatttctaaattgtatttctatatggactctaaacttatctttctatatttctttttttaattttgaatttcagttatttataaattgtatttctatatggactctatattcttattccaatattctttatttgtttaatttcaattttttgttatttctatttgtattcctatatggactgtAACATCtactttaattttcttttttaattccgaatttccatTAGTTCTACTGTATACAAGTATGGACTGTAGTCTTCTCTaacaatatttcttatttttaattcc harbors:
- the LOC107277123 gene encoding 60 kDa jasmonate-induced protein gives rise to the protein MEVRVEDVNYNIMADDYSKFIEDLRKKLANHPHKEMIHDVPVLARQQSPRQPARWMYINLVGRKKDRATVAVRDDNVYLMGFRNMNGEWFHLGFSKWSVPILPESSKFLECDVAYRNLLDVPQGEQVMSRLVEVELRKTVVLDAVHRLSRYTQRGQDDRIDRFTKRDLARLIIVICESARMRPHYTTVNKGFVHDETTSLTKLHVFYLWNWGLMSRALRQGWRPWPIRLVEDARAVVQLLLNAAAAMPLRMTETEAASSSFANDMPFASSAFLDVMHFASSPDEMAFASLPFLDWMDFDYSNTKAKATEANEQPAAIDDMAPVNDEEPAVTTDDLAWEYHEESAASDDIDDLASEDHEESAASDDFAPVVDEEPAATDYEDEFTGQVHGRRLVELLAVSSDFDSFMISIFDGKRGQIVYNHHQGHHTVIHDSQVCITRGCYRNLVLTGPYRAISADGSFLIEVDTNNEDVHPDKKRKNNESEVSSDDVDGTLFWDSYNDYNYTRSDRILAHTIRTSLGPVEVTYAVLTNAVEATVQVKLLLLTGDGAATFAGSDTLFVYGDITVRSHCFDVASMLFSHGSQNKVAVALTSDTATIPLSRCVVAVPLHHRVEIEAKLYVETSNEEESINYTCFQGKLDFAAGRDQQIQQISHGDNPAVVEVTWSPDFF